In Brevibacterium zhoupengii, the following are encoded in one genomic region:
- a CDS encoding phosphoglycerate kinase — MRTYDDPQIFSHRTVLVRSDLNVPMDEGTITDRGRILASAGTIKALAEAGARVIVMSHLGRPKGEPDPQFSLHPLAPELAKAIGRDVAFAADTVGEEARSKAAELADGEVLLLENLRFNPGETSKDDSERRTFAAQLAELADDFVSDGFGVVHRKQASVYDIAALLPHYAGSLVRAEVEVSDRLLNSPQRPFTVVLGGSKVSDKLGVIDNLIDRADNLLIGGGMVFTFLAALGHDIGSSLVEKDRVDDVKGYLKRAEDGGANIVLPTDIVMAASFAAEAENWVRPIADLESTSAGAQGLGLDIGPDSAQAYAEIISNSTTVFWNGPMGVFEFPAFAAGTKAVAAALTNEAGADNARLTVVGGGDSAAAVRTLGFADDDFGHISTGGGASLEYLEGKTLPGLEALA, encoded by the coding sequence ATGAGGACCTACGACGACCCGCAGATCTTCTCCCACCGCACGGTCCTCGTTCGCAGTGACTTAAACGTGCCGATGGACGAGGGCACGATCACCGACCGTGGTCGCATCCTGGCCTCGGCCGGCACGATCAAGGCCCTCGCCGAGGCGGGGGCGCGGGTGATCGTCATGTCCCACCTGGGACGGCCCAAGGGCGAACCCGACCCGCAGTTCTCGCTTCATCCGCTGGCTCCCGAACTCGCGAAGGCGATCGGCCGCGATGTCGCATTCGCCGCCGACACAGTCGGTGAGGAGGCGAGGTCCAAAGCAGCGGAACTGGCCGACGGTGAGGTTCTCCTGCTCGAGAACCTGCGCTTCAACCCGGGCGAGACTTCGAAGGATGACAGCGAACGGCGGACCTTCGCCGCACAGCTGGCCGAACTGGCAGACGACTTCGTCTCCGACGGCTTCGGAGTCGTCCATCGCAAGCAGGCCTCGGTCTATGACATCGCGGCACTGCTGCCCCACTACGCCGGATCTCTCGTTCGGGCCGAGGTCGAAGTCAGCGATCGTCTGCTGAACTCGCCACAGAGGCCCTTCACCGTCGTCCTCGGCGGGTCGAAGGTCTCCGACAAGCTCGGCGTCATCGACAATCTCATCGACCGTGCCGACAACCTCCTCATCGGCGGCGGAATGGTCTTCACCTTCCTCGCCGCGCTCGGCCACGACATCGGGTCCAGCCTCGTGGAGAAGGACCGCGTCGACGACGTCAAGGGCTACCTCAAACGCGCCGAGGACGGGGGCGCGAACATCGTCCTGCCCACGGACATCGTCATGGCCGCATCGTTCGCAGCCGAGGCAGAGAACTGGGTGCGTCCCATCGCAGACCTCGAATCCACCTCGGCCGGTGCGCAGGGCTTGGGCCTCGACATCGGACCCGACTCGGCACAGGCATACGCCGAGATCATCTCGAACTCGACGACAGTGTTCTGGAACGGCCCCATGGGAGTCTTCGAATTCCCTGCCTTCGCCGCCGGAACCAAGGCCGTTGCGGCCGCACTGACCAACGAGGCGGGCGCTGACAATGCACGACTGACCGTCGTCGGCGGAGGCGATTCGGCAGCGGCCGTGCGCACGCTCGGCTTCGCCGATGACGATTTCGGCCATATCTCCACCGGTGGAGGCGCCAGCCTCGAATACCTCGAAGGCAAGACGCTGCCCGGACTCGAAGCACTCGCGTGA
- the secG gene encoding preprotein translocase subunit SecG, producing the protein MEILNIVLIVLLVLTSIFLTLLILMHKGKGGGMSDMFGGGMSSSLGSSGVAERNLNRFTTLMAIIWGACIILLGLITRFNA; encoded by the coding sequence GTGGAAATCCTCAACATTGTACTCATCGTGCTGCTCGTCCTCACGAGCATCTTCCTGACTCTCCTCATCCTCATGCACAAGGGCAAGGGCGGAGGCATGTCAGACATGTTCGGTGGAGGCATGTCCTCATCGCTGGGATCGTCGGGTGTCGCCGAGCGCAACCTCAACCGGTTCACGACCCTGATGGCGATCATCTGGGGCGCGTGCATCATTCTGCTGGGTCTCATCACCCGATTCAACGCCTGA
- the tpiA gene encoding triose-phosphate isomerase, with the protein MSDRTLLLAGNWKMNHDHLEAISSVQKLAWALEDAKLDGTQCDVVVIPPFTDIRSVQTLIQGDKLWLSYGAQDVSQHEPGAHTGEIAASFLSRLGCTYVVVGHSERRANNHETNDVVAAKVKAALAQDITPILCIGESLEQRQEKTHVDFTLTQLEESLNGFDSAALEGLVIAYEPVWAIGTGETATADDAAEMAAAIRAHLEEKYGSALASSTRILYGGSVKTDNVAEILASDDVDGALVGGASLNGPDFAALCKAAVAK; encoded by the coding sequence ATGAGCGACCGCACCCTGCTTCTGGCCGGCAACTGGAAGATGAACCACGACCACCTCGAAGCGATCTCCAGTGTCCAGAAGCTTGCCTGGGCACTCGAAGACGCCAAACTCGACGGGACGCAGTGCGATGTCGTCGTCATCCCTCCGTTCACCGACATCCGGTCCGTGCAGACACTCATCCAAGGCGACAAACTGTGGCTGAGCTATGGGGCCCAAGACGTCTCCCAACACGAACCAGGTGCTCATACCGGAGAGATCGCCGCATCATTCCTGTCCCGCCTCGGCTGCACCTACGTCGTCGTCGGACACAGCGAACGGCGCGCGAACAATCATGAGACCAACGACGTCGTCGCGGCCAAGGTCAAAGCGGCCCTCGCCCAGGACATCACCCCGATCCTGTGCATCGGCGAATCACTGGAACAGCGTCAGGAGAAGACCCATGTGGACTTCACCCTCACGCAGCTCGAAGAGTCCTTGAACGGATTCGACTCGGCAGCGCTCGAGGGGCTCGTCATCGCCTACGAACCTGTCTGGGCGATCGGCACAGGGGAGACCGCGACAGCTGACGACGCTGCAGAGATGGCGGCGGCCATCCGTGCCCACCTCGAAGAGAAGTACGGCTCCGCATTGGCATCGAGCACTCGTATCCTCTACGGTGGTTCGGTCAAGACCGACAATGTCGCTGAGATTCTCGCATCCGACGATGTCGACGGCGCACTCGTCGGTGGAGCGAGCCTCAACGGGCCCGATTTCGCCGCTTTGTGCAAGGCCGCAGTAGCAAAGTAG